ACCAACACGGAAGCAATAACAAGACCCGATTCTGAAACAGATGGCCCAAGCGGATCAAATCAACCCACATGGAACTTGGTACAAGCTTATGGAATGAGAGATGGTTTGCCAACTGGTCATGCTTCTTCAGGCTACAATAATATTATGTTCTGGCAAAACCGGGATCCCCGCTTTGAAGCTTCAATTGCATATAACGGTGGCGCCTGGGCTTTAAGTGGGAAAGCTACACGCAAACAATGGTCTCACACAGGTGTTCCTGATGAAGCTGCCGGAACAATTGTTACAGGCTTTTATCTGAAACGATTTACGAACCCAACATTAACTCCTGCTCAATCGGTTTACAATTCTAATAGCGGTGGTGGTAGCGGTATGGATTGGATAGAAATGCGTTTTGCTGAAGTTGTTTTAAATCTTGCAGAATGTGCTAACGAAACAAACAGGTTAGCAGAAGCAAAAGATAATGTACGCCGCATTCGCCAAAGGGCAGGAATCGTTGCCGGTTCGTTTGATTATGGATTAGACGTTGCTACTGACATAGTATCAATGAGAAACTTGATATTAAATGAACGCATGGTTGAATTTGCTTTGGAAGGGAAACGTCATATGGATCTGAGAAGAACCAGGAACTATGGACTTATTTCTGCTCGTCAATCATACAAGTTGTCAGCAAAACCTCCGTATTACCCAGGTACCACACGCTCGGGTGCGTTGCCAACCGATATTTTTCTGGATAAACCCGATGCGTTTGGAGTAAGACCAAGAGATACTGCGAATCTCAATAATCAATCAGTTTATACAACTATTTATGTAACGCCAGGCAATATCGCATCGCTGGAAGGTTCAAATTCAATTAGCATACCGGCGAAATATTATTTCTATGCATTGCCTAATTTCTTCAGTCAAAACTTTTTCCTTGAACAAACTTCAGGGTGGATAAACGGAACCTTTGACCCATTACAATAATTAACTACAATTAAATTGACCTTGTATATGAAAAAAATAATTTTTGGATCACTGGTGTTCGGGTTATTCCTTTCTGCCTGCGTAAAGAAAGTTGAACCCGTAGACTCTTTTGATGTTAAAGTTGAGTTTCGCAATACCGGAAGCAAGTTTGTTACTGGGGATGTTACACTTAATCCAAAAGACAGCATTTATTTCGATTTTACAATTACTTCTCCTAAGGATATGTCGTATATCGAAATTCAAAAAAATGGAACAAGGATAGATACATTCAGATTAAACAGTACCAATAACCGGTCTTTTTCTTTTGTAAAAGGATACCGGCTTGATAGTATTCCCGGCGATTATTCTTACCGAGTATTAGCAAGGGATGCACGGGCGGTTTTTATGGGCGATGGAGGGAAAATGTTTACAGTTACGATTGCACCCGATTTTCATTTCTGGAGTTACCGGATTTTACAGGTCCCTGATAGTACTGCTAAAACCAATAAAACTTACTATTCATCAAAAGACGGAAAAACTTACAGTTATACAGATGGTGCTGCTAATTCTGCTTCTATTGATTTTGGTTACTATTGGGATACAACAGGAAGAGGAACTACAAGCACTTCTGATGATTTAAAACATACGATCTATTCACTGAGTGCGGCACAACCACAATTGGCTTATTATGATATCTCCTCATGGACAAAAAATGTGACCTTGTTGAAGAAGATGCCTACGTCAGTAAATTTTGTAACGGGTTTAACTTCGGGAGGTGCAATTCAAACGTTGATTGGTGGTAATATGAATTCGGGTGCTTCATCCAAAGTAACTACGGTAAGTACAACCGCCGGCAGCAATGTCATTGGATTTAAAACAGCAGCAGGCAAGTTTGGTGCAATTTTAATTCGCTTTGTAAATGGTGATTCACCAAATAAGGAAACGCAAATGGAGATAGATGTTAAAGTACAGAAATAGTAATTTGTATAACACAAATATGAAAAGAGAAAGTGTTATCACTTTCTCTTTTCATTAGAACAAGATTAGGTGTAAGAAACCGTCTTAATAGTACATAAATCAGAATCATGAATTTCATTCGTAAAAGAATTTACACAGTAGCAGTTTGTTTAGCAGTAACAGGAAGTGTAGTTGCACAATATCCTGACATTCCAAAAGATGTTCAACAGGCATCTGATTCGTTGATGCGTGCTGCCAACAAACATTCCGATTCAGCATGGCAAGTGGCTTGGCCTATTATTCAGAAAGAAGCAAGAGAAGGAAGGCCATATATTCCATGGGCTTCACGTGTGGATGAATTGCCGCAATCAGATATCCTCGCATTTCCAGGCGCAGAAGGTGGTGGACGGTTCAGTTTTGGCGGACGTGGTGGTAAAGTGTATGTTGTTACGAATTTAAATGATGATGGTCCCGGTAGTTTACGTTGGGCTTGCGAACAAGGTGGTGCAAGAACAGTTGTGTTTAATGTAGCAGGTATCATACGATTAAAATCTCCGTTGATGATTCGTGCACCGTATATCACTATTGCAGGACAAACTGCTCCCGGTGATGGTGTATGTATTGCTGGTGAAAGTGTTTGGATCAATACGCATGATGTGATCATCCGCTACATGCGTTTCCGTCGTGGTGAAACATGGGTAGGAAGAAGAGATGATGCTATTGGTGGTAATCCCATTGGTAATATTATTATCGATCATGTAAGTGCAACATGGGGGCTTGACGAGAACATGAGTATGTATCGCCACATGTATAACGACAGCACTGGAAAAATTGAAGATAAATTCGGTACTGTAAATATCACCATTCAGAATTCAATTTTTGGTGAAGCACTTGATACATGGAATCATGCATTCGGTAGTACGCTTGGTGGTGAGAATTGTACGTTCATGCGCAATCTTTGGGCCAACAATGCAGGTCGTAATCCATCTGTAGGTTGGAACGGCATCTTCAATTTTGCGAACAATGTTATATTCAACTGGGTGCACAGAAGTATCGATGGTGGTGATTACCGTGCGCAGTATAATATCATCAATAATTATTTCAAACCAGGTCCTGCTACACCAAAAACAGCAATTGCTTATCGCATTCTGAAACCGGAAAGCGGACGAAGCAAACTGAAAGAA
The DNA window shown above is from Lacibacter sp. H375 and carries:
- a CDS encoding RagB/SusD family nutrient uptake outer membrane protein — encoded protein: MRYIHNTGKKIVISALALLTFFSACKKNSEFFDIKDPQGIDSRIWSDEGAVGLFLNRTYGLVMPQWPTGGIHVTSDESNNATTTFLYGTLVENSVQDIGTGNTITTNRYFDIRRCNIAIEGLNSTSTLPEATRKTLKGQFFFLRAFVYFRLVSLYGGVPLVLKSQTLEDELNVPRAKTSECIAAIVKDLDSATAYLPAAWGTAEKGRITRAASSAMKGKVLMYWASPQFNPTNIVSRWEDAYQANLAAYNQCIADGISLFPTYANIFTVEDNVEVLLVRKYSAARDVGTNTEAITRPDSETDGPSGSNQPTWNLVQAYGMRDGLPTGHASSGYNNIMFWQNRDPRFEASIAYNGGAWALSGKATRKQWSHTGVPDEAAGTIVTGFYLKRFTNPTLTPAQSVYNSNSGGGSGMDWIEMRFAEVVLNLAECANETNRLAEAKDNVRRIRQRAGIVAGSFDYGLDVATDIVSMRNLILNERMVEFALEGKRHMDLRRTRNYGLISARQSYKLSAKPPYYPGTTRSGALPTDIFLDKPDAFGVRPRDTANLNNQSVYTTIYVTPGNIASLEGSNSISIPAKYYFYALPNFFSQNFFLEQTSGWINGTFDPLQ
- a CDS encoding polysaccharide lyase encodes the protein MNFIRKRIYTVAVCLAVTGSVVAQYPDIPKDVQQASDSLMRAANKHSDSAWQVAWPIIQKEAREGRPYIPWASRVDELPQSDILAFPGAEGGGRFSFGGRGGKVYVVTNLNDDGPGSLRWACEQGGARTVVFNVAGIIRLKSPLMIRAPYITIAGQTAPGDGVCIAGESVWINTHDVIIRYMRFRRGETWVGRRDDAIGGNPIGNIIIDHVSATWGLDENMSMYRHMYNDSTGKIEDKFGTVNITIQNSIFGEALDTWNHAFGSTLGGENCTFMRNLWANNAGRNPSVGWNGIFNFANNVIFNWVHRSIDGGDYRAQYNIINNYFKPGPATPKTAIAYRILKPESGRSKLKEKYYGRAYVNGNIVEGYPAVTKDNWNGGVQTEGENDKVEFDASMKWPKPLPMAPITILSAEEAKKYVLANAGATLPKRDAVDARIVKQVATGKIEVAQNVKLPESQFKHRRMPIDSYKIGIITDPSQVGGYPEYKGTPYVDSDNDGIPDAYELKNGLNPKDAADAGKIAKNGYSNIENYLNSVVDVKNVKPIPSVVKK